The genome window CGGGAATCGCCCTGCAGGATCTGATCACTGCAGACTACATTCTCAAAAAAGCGGAAGAAAAAGGCATAGGTACGGTCGCCCAGCTGTAAGCCCATTTCGGGTCATGAAAAAGGAGGAAGCATGATGGATATTAAGCTGTTTGCAGTAGAAGACTGGATGAACAAGTACGAAATGAGTGCAACCTACAACATTGCAGAGACGTGCGTGGATTCATTGACCATAGAAGAGCTCATCTCCATCGACGGTACCAATCCCGCTGACTTTTTCCGTTCCCTCTATGATAAAAAGCTGACGTACGGCCATATCGAAGGCTCTCCCGAGTTCCGTACTCTCGTCTCCGAGCTGTATGAAACCATCGATTCGAAGCAAGTGCTCGTCATGAACGGAGGCATCGCCGCCAACTTCCTCGTTTTCTATTCGCTCGTGAAGCCCGGCGACCATGTCATTTCCGTCCACCCTACCTATCAGCAAATATATGATGTACCGAAATCTTTCGGAGCTTCCGTTGATTTGCTCCATTTGAAGCCGGAAAACGGCTACTTGCCTGACCTGGACGAGCTGCGCTCCCTCGTTCGGGAAAACACGAAGCTGATCTGCATCAACAATCCGAACAATCCTTCCGGTGCAATCATCGAACGCGAGCTTCTGGAGGGAATCGTGGAAATCGCACGTTCCTGCGGGGCTTACCTGCTGTGCGACGAGGTGTATCGCAATCTTTTGCAGGAGGATGACCTCATCGTCCCATCCGTCGCCGATCTGTACGAAAAAGGGATCAGCACTTCTAGCATGTCAAAAGCCCTCTCGCTGGCTGGACTTCGCCTCGGGTGGATCGCGGCCCCACAGGATGTGATCGAGGAATGCATCAAGCACCGCGACTATACGACGATCAGTGTGGGGATGCTCGATGATATTTTGGCGGTACACGCCATGAAAAACTACGATCGGATTCTTGGACGCAATCGCAAAATCATCAAGGATAACCTAGCCATTCTGGATGCGTGGGTGGCCGGGGAGCCTTCCGTCACATACGTAAAACCGCGTGCAGGTACGACCGCGATGCTGAAAGTGGATCTTCCGGTTACATCCGTAGACTTTTGCAAGGGTCTGCTAAAGGAAACCGGCGCCTTCCTGACTCCTGGCAGCTGCTTTGATTTGGAAGGCTGGGTACGGATTGGCTATGCTTGCGAAACAGAAATGCTTCGCCAAGGACTGCAGAAAGTATCCGAGTACATCCGTTCCATTCGTTAACGAAACAAGGCTGTGGAGATATATTTCTCCGCAGCCTTTTGCATTCTGTAGGACGTGCTTCACTCAACGCTTCCTAGCAAGGGGAAGCATCGGACCTGCAAGCCAAAATCCGACTGTAACAATTCCTCGTGCTCTGCACGCATGCCGCTGGTGATCAATCCGGCACGCAGAACTCCTCCTAGGTCGAACTGTACCTTGAGCTTGTGTACGTCCACTCCCGCGTGACGCAAAAAGTGCAAAACGCGATCGGGCGTCGCCGCAGGTGCGGAGCCTTCCAGGTAACAGAGGGAATGGTCCCCGTTTTGCTGGGTTACCGAACCTGTCGCCGCCTCCGTTTCCTTCCACTCCGGATGCGGAGTGAACGGCTGTGTCAGCAGGTAAGCCAGGTCCTCCACGACTGCACTCGCAGTCGGCAATTCCCCTGCTCCTCTGCCTGTAAACAGAAGATCTCCCACAATATTCCCCGACAACTGCACAGCATTGAACGCGTCCTGGATTTGGGCCAGCGGATGGTTCGTCGGCAGCATGGTCGGCTCTACCGATAAGCGAATGCCTTCCGGAGCCTGCTGGGCCTGGGCGATCAGCTTGATCCGATACCCGAGCTCACTCGCGATGCGGATCTGCCCGGAGGTTAGGTCTGCAATGCCCCTCCTCTTCACCTCGGCGAGCGGCAGCGACTCTCCGTAGACGAGCTGAGCTAAAATGTACAATTTGTACATCGCATCAAAGCCTTCCACGTCCGAGCGAGGGTCCGCTTCGGCATAACCCAGCTCCTGCGCCTGTCTGAGAACCTCCTGGTACGGCAGCTGCTCGGTCTCCATTTTCGTCAAAATGAAGTTGGTCGTGCCGTTCAGGATACCGCGCACGCCGTTGATGTCATTGGTGCGGAGGAATTGGCGCAGAACGCTGAGGATGGGAATCCCGCCCGCTACACTCGCTTCATAAGCCAAATGGACCTGATGACGATTGGCCAGATCCACGAGCTCGGTTCCTCTTTTCGCTAGCAGCTCCTTGTTGGCTGTGACCACATGACATCCCTTTTCAATCAAAGCGCGGACATAATCATACGTCGGCTCGACTCCACCCATGACCTCCACCACAATGTCCACATCACTCTTGAGCACTTCTTCAAAGTCAGTGGTCAGCACAGATCTGTCAAGCTCCACGGCTCTTTCCTTTTCCGAATCGCGCACCAGCGCTTTGACGATCTCGATCCGTTTTCCCAAGCGTGAGGAAAGCTTCTCCTGTTGGGAGCGGATGGTTTTGATCACACCGCCACCTACCGTTCCCAATCCCAACAGCCCTACCTTAACAACTCCAGCACTCATCTCATTCACCCCATCAGCAGTCTGTCAAACAAAACAAACAAAAAACCTTCTTCGATAAGAAGAAGGTTGGTTGGCATCGCTGCATTCCCTCTCCTTATCTCCCAGGACGCAAGCATCCTGCAGGAATTGGCACCTTGTCACCTACTACGTGACGGTTGCCGGGCTTCATCGGGCCAGTCCCTCCACCTCTCTGGATAAGAAAGTATGTAGTTTTGAAGAAATCAAAAAAACCTTCTTCGATAAGAAGAAGGTTCTCATTCACGTATACGAGTGACCCGCTTCTTATCTTTCGAGACGTACAGTCTCGCAGGAATTGGCACCTTGTCACAAACTTCATGACGGTTGCCGGGCTTCATAGGGCCAGACCCTCCACCTCTCTGGATAAGAACTAGTATGCTGTTGAAGTTTATTCTAAGAAATTCCATCCGATCCGTCAACACAAAATTCACGCTATTTCGGAACGAATGCACCCAAGCCGCCCTGAATGATTGAAGCGAAACTGGCGGAGCTATTTCTAGAGATGATATCTTTCCGAAAGAAGCTTGCGGTGATGGAGCTCATGGCCCGCGATGATGTAGGCCAATGCCCTCGCCGAGAGTTCGCTGTTATTGGCAAGCCCCCTGCGCGTCCAGGCTTCCTCGGGCACCCCATTTATGAGGGCAAGCGTGGATCCGCGCACCGCCCGGAACTCCTCCAGCAGCGCTGACATCGGACGCGAGTCAAAGGAGCCCTGAAGCACATAAGCCTCATCTTCATATCCGGCCAAAGGAGTCTCGTCTCCTCTGGCAATCCTCAGCAAACGATAGCTCATGATTCTCTCCGTGTCGATGAGATGTCCGAGCACTTCTTTTACCGACCATTTTCCAGGAGCGTAACGGAAAATCTCCTGCTCATTTGTAAGACCAGAGAGCATCATTGCGGTTTCCTCCAGCTGACGGGATAACCATTCTGGCAAACTCCCATCTGGAACCAGAGCAATGTATTTCCCATAGTAAGCGGCGTATTCGTCACTTGTCGGCCGATTCATCATCTTATCTTCCTCCTTTTGATTGGTTGCGATCAACCCGTACTGGCAGCCGGCGCCTCCTCTTCAAAGTCATACAGCGGGAGTGATATGGTAAAACGAGTCCCCGCTCTCGGCTCGCTTTGAACAGCTACAGAGCCCCCGATAGCGCGAATCACCTGAAAAGAGTAGGTCAATCCGAGGCCAGTGCCGCTTGATTTCGTAGAATAATAAATA of Brevibacillus choshinensis contains these proteins:
- a CDS encoding aminotransferase codes for the protein MMDIKLFAVEDWMNKYEMSATYNIAETCVDSLTIEELISIDGTNPADFFRSLYDKKLTYGHIEGSPEFRTLVSELYETIDSKQVLVMNGGIAANFLVFYSLVKPGDHVISVHPTYQQIYDVPKSFGASVDLLHLKPENGYLPDLDELRSLVRENTKLICINNPNNPSGAIIERELLEGIVEIARSCGAYLLCDEVYRNLLQEDDLIVPSVADLYEKGISTSSMSKALSLAGLRLGWIAAPQDVIEECIKHRDYTTISVGMLDDILAVHAMKNYDRILGRNRKIIKDNLAILDAWVAGEPSVTYVKPRAGTTAMLKVDLPVTSVDFCKGLLKETGAFLTPGSCFDLEGWVRIGYACETEMLRQGLQKVSEYIRSIR
- a CDS encoding DinB family protein; amino-acid sequence: MMNRPTSDEYAAYYGKYIALVPDGSLPEWLSRQLEETAMMLSGLTNEQEIFRYAPGKWSVKEVLGHLIDTERIMSYRLLRIARGDETPLAGYEDEAYVLQGSFDSRPMSALLEEFRAVRGSTLALINGVPEEAWTRRGLANNSELSARALAYIIAGHELHHRKLLSERYHL
- a CDS encoding homoserine dehydrogenase; this encodes MSAGVVKVGLLGLGTVGGGVIKTIRSQQEKLSSRLGKRIEIVKALVRDSEKERAVELDRSVLTTDFEEVLKSDVDIVVEVMGGVEPTYDYVRALIEKGCHVVTANKELLAKRGTELVDLANRHQVHLAYEASVAGGIPILSVLRQFLRTNDINGVRGILNGTTNFILTKMETEQLPYQEVLRQAQELGYAEADPRSDVEGFDAMYKLYILAQLVYGESLPLAEVKRRGIADLTSGQIRIASELGYRIKLIAQAQQAPEGIRLSVEPTMLPTNHPLAQIQDAFNAVQLSGNIVGDLLFTGRGAGELPTASAVVEDLAYLLTQPFTPHPEWKETEAATGSVTQQNGDHSLCYLEGSAPAATPDRVLHFLRHAGVDVHKLKVQFDLGGVLRAGLITSGMRAEHEELLQSDFGLQVRCFPLLGSVE